The following proteins are co-located in the Canis aureus isolate CA01 chromosome X, VMU_Caureus_v.1.0, whole genome shotgun sequence genome:
- the LOC144307636 gene encoding E3 ubiquitin-protein ligase RLIM-like — MENSGSDDEEDESAARRRRQMTRLLREEDFYQFVNNLSEEDYKLMRDNNLLGIPGETTLEELLRRLQRIKDNVAQNSDENRGGRHSSDSVSSSDSLLEWLNFFEQTENVTSEESENQSLEESSWINSNSDDSRFNSEINFNLDNGSPNLENLYVPSTRLTRGDNMENSQRQVENPQSESTFIRPPRSEQSTTETLIEVPVTRVRRRARSRSPEHRRTRARTESSSAPNSMNECLLRFHQNISPETFEYLQVNEADIFSRIQQQVTTSRQQITGLELQNSDLFTTSGTRSAIEEESWSDTTSDDESWELEQINPIIPFHLEVGQVHPGAYSHRDERASRTPLISETPNNTVILQSEQGGFGHMFPYFEQTEERIYVSTIRIPIHSILNTGLNDTTSVTIQSTFTETVTVFSDSSDFMDSDSDLVYSVSPSSQNMERAESPNERDDSDGRTSSDFHPNFALISSSNSSYVSSFNSSPIFSSSSSDENSTISSIMFEGSNEIRTPSGSPSESRQESTSMSSITFDDSDSWTSLNLDHFFVLNEDNHDQPTGLTKAQIDNLAVRSFGGSGALKACSICITEYIEGNRLRILPCSHEFHVHCIDHWLSENSTCPICRGQVVGSGEKENSN; from the exons ATGGAAAATTCAGGTTCCGATGATGAAGAAGATGAATCTGCTGCCCGGCGCAGAAGGCAGATGACCCGATTGCTCCGGGAAGAAGATTTCTATCAATTTGTAAATAATCTGAGTGAAGAAGATTACAAGCTTATGAGGGATAACAATTTGCTAGGCATCCCAGGTGAAACTACATTAGAAGAGTTGCTGAGGAGACTTCAACGAATTAAAGACAACGTAGCACAAAATTCAGATGAAAATAGag GTGGAAGACATTCTTCTGACAGTGTATCTAGTAGTGACTCTCTATTAGAATGGCTTAACTTTTTCGAGCAAACTGAAAATGTGACAAGTGAGGAAAGTGAAAACCAATCTTTGGAAGAATCGAGCTGGATTAATTCAAACAGTGATGATTCCAGATtcaattcagaaataaattttaaccTTGATAATGGGAGCCCAAATCTAGAGAACCTATATGTACCATCTACAAGACTTACCAGAGGAGACAATATGGAAAACAGCCAAAGGCAAGTGGAAAATCCACAATCTGAATCAACATTTATAAGACCACCTAGATCAGAACAAAGTACAACTGAAACATTAATAGAAGTCCCAGTTACCAGAGTTCGGCGAAGAGCAAGAAGCAGGAGCCCAGAGCATCGGAGAACCAGAGCAAGAACTGAAAGTAGTTCAGCTCCaaattcaatgaatgaatgtttaCTAAGATTTCATCAGAATATATCACCTGAGACGTTTGAGTACCTTCAGGTAAATGAGGCTGACATATTTTCTAGAATTCAGCAACAAGTAACAACATCAAGACAGCAAATAACTGGACTTGAGTTGCAAAATAGTGACCTTTTTACAACGTCTGGAACAAGGAGTGCTATTGAAGAAGAAAGTTGGTCAGACACAACCAGTGATGATGAATCTTGGGAATTGGAACAGATAAATCCAATCATACCATTTCATCTTGAAGTAGGACAAGTTCATCCTGGGGCATATTCTCATAGAGATGAGAGAGCTAGCAGAACTCCTTTAATATCTGAGACACCAAACAACACTGTCATTTTACAAAGTGAACAAGGAGGATTTGGGCACATGTTTCCATATTTTGAgcagacagaagaaagaatttaTGTCAGTACCATCAGAATTCCCATTCATAGCATTTTAAATACTGGTTTAAATGATACAACATCTGTTACAATTCAGAGCACATTTACAGAGACAGTGACAGTATTTAGTGACTCAAGTGACTTCATGGACAGTGACAGTGATTTAGTGTACAGTGTCTCACCCTCAAGTCAAAACATGGAAAGGGCAGAGTCACCAAATGAAAGAGATGATTCTGATGGTAGGACTAGTTCTGATTTCCATCCAAATTTTGCATTGATTTCTAGTTCAAATTCCAGCTATGTGTCTAGTTTCAATTCTAGTCCTATTTTCAGTTCCAGCTCCAGTGATGAAAATTCAACAATTAGTTCAATAATGTTTGAAGGCAGTAATGAAATAAGGACACCATCAGGCTCACCATCAGAAAGCAGGCAAGAAAGTACATCTATGAGCTCAATAACATTTGATGATAGTGACTCTTGGACCTCTCTTAATCTGGACCACTTTTTCGTCTTGAATGAAGACAATCACGACCAACCTACAGGACTCACCAAAGCACAAATTGACAACCTGGCTGTAAGATCTTTTGGTGGAAGTGGTGCATTAAAAGCCTGTAGCATTTGCATCACAGAGTACATAGAAGGCAACAGACTTCGCATCCTACCTTGCTCCCATGAATTCCATGTCCACTGTATCGATCACTGGCTGTCAGAGAACTCCACCTGTCCTATCTGTCGTGGGCAAGTAGTGGGTTctggtgaaaaagaaaattctaattga